In Cryptococcus neoformans var. neoformans JEC21 chromosome 5 sequence, one genomic interval encodes:
- a CDS encoding KEX1 protein precursor, putative — translation MSGNVACARVRSQSSTFSPLETRDGDEQESSSSDSQHGSSKRGPQRRATDLPSAADLYVPSLPGLPEMATHPTHPLNIYAGMLPSYPGEGKVGGEGQTGKDAKLYFLMAKARRNAGKERVIFWFNGGPGCSSFDGSLMEVGPFRTVPATETTSGMVEAKLVEGGWEEFATVVFVDQPPGTGYSYAATDGYLHDFDELSAHFIEFLQNFYTVFPELKGVDTYLAGESFAGQYIPFFADALIKSIELPNFPLKGIAIGNGWIDPKEQYPGYVEFAYEKGLIVSGTPEAEEMESALKRCQEEMDKYSDPFTTPVNINNCGQVMDSVTRPFTQELNGKKVCMNVYDVRLVDDFPACGMNWPPDLPDVYTFLRQDDVISALHATSKETAWVECNNKVSYELNLKKSHMSAALLPSILEAGVPILMFAGAEDLICNYKGIERIVNGLEWDGEKGFGNATSQEWYFNGTQVGTWQTSRGLSYAKIFDSSHMVGFDVPHVSNDMIMRFMDVDVSLLPGMTAQWPSRIGDDERTMIHVGDGESGGVPLIEGGNTDWEAWYNAIFAFLVLGILVSIAGLYFYFRRKPVSYRSRISLKQRSRRHRGHDMDEDEAAERMPLGSERLELDDIERAEGYEFHDGDGERYSREGKGKGKERAKDREEVVFALGDDDEDDHH, via the exons ATGTCAGGAAACGTGGCTTGTGCGCGCGTGAGATCGCAGTCCTCGACATTTTCACCTCTTGAGACTAGAGACGGTGATGAGCAAGAATCAAGCTCGTCGGATTCTCAGCATGGAAGTAGCA AACGTGGACCCCAACGGCGAGCGACAG ACCTGCCGTCAGCCGCCGACCTTTATGTGCCTTCACTACCAGGTCTCCCTGAGATGGCCACGCACCCAACGCATCCGCTGAATATATATGCTGGCATGCTGCCTTCGTATCCTGGAGAGGGCAAGGTTGGAGGTGAAGGCCAGACTGGGAAAGATGCCAAACTCTA CTTTTTGATGGCTAAAGCGCGGCGTAACGCTGGTAAAGAACGTGTCATCTTCTGGTTCAACGGAGGTCCTGGCTGTTCCTCTTTCGATGGCTCTCTCATGGAAGTCGGTCCATTCCGAACTGTTCCCGCCACCGAGACGACAAGCGGCATGGTTGAAGCCAAGCTTGTAGAAggtggatgggaagagTTTGCGACTGTTGTCTTTGTGGATCAACCACCGGGCACTGGATACTCTTATGCGGCAACAGATGGGTATCTGCATGATTTCGATGAG CTCTCTGCGCACTTCATCGAGTTCTTGCAGAATTTCTATACCGTTTTCCCAGAGCTGAAAGGTGTCGACACCTATCTTGCAGGAGAGTCCTTTGCTGGGCAATacatccccttctttgccGACGCATTGATCAAGTCTATTGAGCTTCCAAACTTCCCTCTCAAAGGTATCGCCATCGGTAATGGGTGGATCGATCCTAAAGAGCAATATCCGGGATATGTTGAGTTTGCTTATGAGAAGGGCTTGATAGTCTCCGGAACTCCG gaagcagaagagatggaatcTGCGCTGAAACGTTGtcaggaagagatggacaAGTACTCGGATCCATTTACAACACCCGTAAATATCAACAACTGTGGGCAAGTCATGGACTCTGTCACCAGGCCTTTTACCCAAGA ACTGAACGGGAAAAAGGTCTGTATGAATGTGTACGATGTCCGACTAGTTGACGACTTCCCTGCCTGTGGTATGAACTGGCCACCAGACTTGCCCGATGTCTATACTTTCCTTCGT CAAGATGATGTTATATCCGCCCTCCACGCCACATCCAAAGAAACCGCCTGGGTCGAATGCAACAATAAGGTCTCTTACGAACTCAACCTCAAAAAATCACACATGTCAGCTGCCTTACTTCCTAGTATCCTAGAAGCAGGCGTGCCAATTTTGATGTTTGCTGGTGCGGAAGATCTGATATGTAACTATAAGGGGATTGAAAGGATCGTAAACGGTTTAGAATGGGATGGTGAGAAAGGTTTTGGG AATGCTACAAGCCAGGAATGGTATTTTAATGGTACCCAAGTCGGGACATGGCAAACATCTCGAGGCCTCTCATATGCCAAG ATTTTTGACTCGTCACATATGGTCGGCTTTGACGTCCCTCACGTTTCCAACGATATGATTATGCGCTTCATGGATGTTGATGTCTCCCTTCTGCCTGGTATGACTGCTCAATGGCCCTCACGTATAGGCGACGATGAGCGCACCATGATCCATGTTGGTGACGGCGAATCGGGCGGAGTCCCCTTGATCGAGGGTGGCAATACTGACTGGGAGG CCTGGTACAATGCCATTTtcgccttcctcgtccttggTATTCTCGTGTCCATCGCCGGCCTCTATTTCTACTTCCGCCGCAAGCCCGTCTCATACCGTTCCCGTATTTCTCTCAAGCAAAGAAGCAGACGTCACCGGGGCCATGAtatggatgaagatgaggctGCTGAGCGAATGCCTCTAGGCTCGGAGAGGTTGGAACTGGATGATATTGAGCGGGCGGAGGGGTATGAGTTTCAtgatggggatggtgagAGGTATAGTAGGGAAGgtaaaggaaagggaaaagaacgGGCAAAGGATAGAGAAGAAGTCGTGTTTGCGCTTggggatgacgatgaggatgaccATCATTAA
- a CDS encoding meiotic DNA double-strand break processing-related protein, putative — protein sequence MSAPNRVPDSQPSSETGDEPPLSIVEPDLENCFRILIATDNHIGYAEKDPVRGQDSINTFREILELARDHDVDFILLAGDLFHENRPSRTCMHQTIALLREFTLGDKPIEFELLSDPMDGSTPGFSFPAVNYEDPNINIAIPVFSIHGNHDDPQGTGPEGALCALDVLSVSGVLNYFGKSDLVADESAADNPEKGIQIRPVLLRKGTTHVALYGCGNIRDQRMYQELRANKVKMFMPTGGNVPDSDWFNILLVHQNRVRHGPQNYVPENMFDDSMRLVIWGHEHDCRITPESVADKSYFITQPGSSVATSLAPGEAIPKHVGLLSIQGSQFQLEEIPLKTVRPFELDEVVLSYAAEQGAVDLNDRDSITSFLREQVEALILQAKKNWKEKNNGSTKNMMLPLIRLKVETTDAKEMVNPVRFGQEYVNRVANPRDILQYYRKKKNERKVKNNPDMPDIDHDEWEEDPESLTADERLSKLRMATLVKQYLQAQSLDVLVENGMEDAVMRFVDKDDKDAIKDFVADTLRMVGRKMKEKEVKEDDVDLAMAEAKVKEYNRYADSNPVPPQSVKGKNKQRDSDVDSMAASDDDMDLDEMPTQQRAPVRRTTAKQSVRSAKGKGKQPLFDDASEEEEEEEDEEEEEEEPAPTKSRGRAAAASTKKAPAKKAPARTPAKSTTKAPARRVPTASQRSTGRGVTQSQLTFSRSGAGKASAVPIELSSDED from the exons ATGTCGGCTCCGAATCGCGTACCCGACTCACAACCAAG TAGCGAAACAGGAGATGAGCCGCCTCTCAGTATCGTGGAACCAG ACCTGGAGAA TTGTTTTCGTATTCTCATCGCTACCGACAACCACATAGGATATGCGGAGAAAGATCCGGTCCGAGGACAAGACTCTATCAACACTTTTCGGGAAATATTGGAGCTCGCTAGAGATCACGACGTCGATTTCATTCTCCTTGCAGGTGACTTGTTCCATGAGAATAGGCCAAGCCGAACTTGTATGCACCAGACAATAGCTCTACTAAGAGAGTTCACCTTGGGTGACAAGCCAATTGAA TTCGAACTTTTGAGTGATCCGATGGATGGGTCTACGCCTGGTTTCTC TTTTCCGGCTGTCAACTACGAAGATCCAAATATTAACATCGCCATTCCCGTCTTTTCAATCCATGGCAATCATGACGATCCTCAAGGCACTGGTCCC GAGGGTGCACTATGTGCATTAGATGTTCTTTCCGTTTCTGGAGTCCTTAACTACTTTGGAAAATCAGACCTTGTCGCTGACGAAAGTGCCGCCGATAACCCAGAAAAAGGTATTCAGATCCGACCTGTTCTTCTGCGAAAAGGTACAACGCATGTGGCACTGTATGGTTGCGGTAACATCAGGGATCAAAGAATGTATCAGGAGCTACGGGCAAACAAGGTCAAGATGTTTATGCCGACAGGAGGAAATGTGCCCGATAGTGATTGGTTCAacattcttcttgtccatcAAAATCG CGTCCGACATGGCCCTCAGAATTACGTTCCCGAGAACATGTTTGACGATTCTATGCGACTTGTCATTTGGGGCCATGAGCACGATTGCAGGATCACCCCCGAGAGCGTCGCCGATAAAAGTTATTTCATAACGCAGCCTGGAAGTTCGGTGGCCACCAGTTTAGCACCAGGAGAAGCAATACCCAA GCATGTTGGGCTTCTATCTATTCAAGGATCCCAATTTCAACTCGAGGAAATACCTCTCAAAACCGTGAGGCCGTTTGAGTTGGACGAGGTTGTGCTGTCGTACGCTGCAGAGCAAGGAGCTGTAGATTTGAACGATAGGGATAGTATCACTTCTTTCCTTCGAGAACAA GTGGAGGCATTGATTCTGCAGGCTAAAAAAAattggaaggagaagaataaCGGCAGCACCAAAAACATGATGCTTCCCCTTATCAGACTGAAA GTCGAAACAACGGATGCCAAAGAGATGGTCAATCCGGTCAGATTCGGTCAAGAGTATGTCAATCGCGTTGCCAATCCTCGAGATATCTTGCAGTACTACCGTAAGAAAAAGAATGAGCGAA AGGTCAAGAACAATCCTGACATGCCGGATATCGACCATGAtgagtgggaagaagatccCGAATCTTTGACTGCCGACGAGCGACTCTCCAAACTCCGTATGGCAACGCTTGTCAAGCAATATCTCCAAGCTCAAAGCTTGGATGTGTTGGTGGAGAACGGGATGGAAGATGCTGTGATGCGCTTTGTAGATAAGGATGATAAGGATGCTATCAAGGA CTTTGTGGCCGACACTCTCAGAAtggtggggaggaagatgaaggagaaggaggttaAAGAGGATGACGTTGATCTTGCG ATGGCCGAAGCAAAAGTGAA AGAATACAACAGATATGCTGACAGCAACCCAGTTCCTCCTCAA AGTGTCAAAGGGAAGAATAAGCAGCGGGATTCAGATGTGGATAGTATGG CGGCAAGCGATGACGACATGGATTTGGACGAGATGCCGACTCAACAGCGAGCTCCGGTGAGACGTACAACCGCGAAACAGTCAGTTAGGTCAGcgaagggcaagggcaaaCAGCCTCTG TTTGATGACGcttcagaagaagaagaagaagaggaggatgaggaagaggaggaagaagaacctGCACCCACAAAAAGTCGAGGacgagcagcagcggctTCGACCAAGAAGGCACCTGCGAAAAAAGCACCTGCAAGAACGCCTGCTAAGTCGACGACAAAGGCACCAGCTAGAAGAGTTCCTACAGCCAGTCAACGCTCGACAGGGAGAGGAGTAACGCAATCACAATTAAC GTTTTCAAGGTCTGGTGCAGGCAAGGCATCAGCAGTGCCAATCGAACTGTCATCAGATGAGGATTAG
- a CDS encoding nucleus protein, putative, with amino-acid sequence MSEESGPSQIPEDSQRRTSYSLRDEFHEATQKQKRHKVTDVSEIFQRPDAEEQKRLNKEYRTLQSEAEELKANLANATARDLAQALQKQALLFQNVKDTGIGTLDANLLRTNTENAMGLAKRFKIDGVTFDVDEFLIKMKGHLGLDRVEMMDAEINSDEEEEGAEPRGRKGALGDWEKIGWMAARYYRRIPGAEFLYGPLQAEPKVRKVAQRRAKADIAQETRPIEVQNQTASTKSRDEFTTNVKTVMKTLARLDPDGEGVNFFRLVVNPDDFGQTVENCFYLSFLINQGQAGIYVKKDGEVMARSTVHEEIGEGGDQAKNQAVLEMDMETWEIAKETFEITHSEIPHRDYAEIKIQSNSWYS; translated from the exons ATGTCCGAAGAATCAGGACCATCGCAAATACCGGAGGATTCTCAAAGGAGAACGTCCTACAGCCTGCGAGATGAGTTTCATGAGGCGACTCAGAAACAAAAACGACATAAAGTCACCGATGTCTCTGAGATCTTTCAGAGACCGGACgccgaagaacaaaaacGGCTGAACAAGGAATACAGGACACTTCAGAGCGAAGCTGAGG AGTTGAAGGCCAACTTGGCTAATGCGACCGCCCGTGACCTTGCTCAAGCATTGCAAAAACAAGCATTGCTGTTCCAGAATG TGAAGGACACCGGTATCGGTACTTTGGATGCGAATCTTCTGCGAACGAACACTGAAAATGCCATGGGCTTGGCGAAACGCTTCAAGATTGACGGCGTGACTTTTGATGTTGACGAGTTCCTTATCAA AATGAAAGGTCATTTAGGTCTTGACCGtgtggagatgatggatgcGGAAATCAACtctgacgaggaagaagaaggggcaGAACCTCGAGGTAGAAAGGGTGCTCTTGGTGACTGGGAGAAGATTGGATGGATGGCAGCGAGATATTATCGACGTATTCCTGGTGCCGAGTTCTT GTATGGCCCTTTGCAAGCAGAGCCCAAAGTCCGAAAAGTTGCTCAAAGGCGTGCGAAGGCAGACATCGCCCAGGAAACTCGACCCATCGAAGTGCAAAACCAAACTGCTTCGACCAAATCTCGCGACGAATTTACCACCAATGTCAAGACG GTTATGAAGACACTTGCCCGCTTGGATCCCGATGGGGAAGGCGTCAACTTTTTCCGCCTCGTTGTCAACCCTGATGACTTCGGTCAGACTGTCGAAAATTGCTTCTACCTTTCTTTCCTTATCAACCAAGGACAAGCAGGTATTTatgtcaagaaggatggcgAAGTGATGGCCC GCTCAACGGTGCACGAGGAAATcggggaaggtggtgaccAGGCCAAGAACCAAGCCGTGCTCGAGATGGATATGGAGACATGGGAG ATCGCCAAAGAAACTTTCGAAATCACACACAGTGAAATCCCTCATCGGGATTACGCAGAGATTAAAATTCAAAGTAACTCTTGGTACTCATGA
- a CDS encoding cytoplasm protein, putative, which produces MTHRSRSGGPLKKHGGKKQQTHTRKLHHPPPLRSETPPLPVPDNLPLPPAEGPFNPPDSELLALIHRALHSTLSSDEFQPTIQKIKGLLYDKKWLEVFCGPEGLLESYAGRWVPSRAACFRELMGQLVGEVFDGEGDVDQQLGQLSLGGDESDKDEEEAEEEGQEEKGEDKEGSEKVGKEASGNASPAEKPTHHILSLGGGAGSELLAISALIRSTLLARPRSHPSWTWTGIDIGNWHNVLKKLEGAVRMDWEITEDMLEVEYVKGDLIASIKPTAAKEGEKEDGDGEIMEGIAWGPIDWKGLLTRKSPALITLFFTLAELLTQSRPLTLSLFATLTTQCKPGTLFLIADSASDISEFAIGSEGRKWPAWMVVDAMLTGKGKGWEKVRGEDSRWFRFEEGVGAGWACKLENTRYWYRLYRRV; this is translated from the coding sequence ATGACCCATAGATCACGCTCCGGCGGTCCCCTTAAGAAACACGGTGGAAAGAAACAACAGACGCACACCCGCAAACTGCAccaccctccacctcttcgATCCGAGACACCCCCACTTCCTGTCCCTGACAACCTGCCTCTTCCCCCCGCGGAGGGGCCATTCAACCCCCCAGACTCtgagcttcttgctcttaTTCACCGCGCACTCCATTCCACTCTCTCGTCCGACGAGTTCCAACCCACGATTCAGAAAATTAAGGGGTTGTTGTATGACAAGAAATGGTTAGAGGTCTTTTGTGGGCCGGAAGGGTTACTAGAAAGTTATGCAGGGAGATGGGTGCCTAGCAGGGCGGCTTGTTTTAGGGAGTTGATGGGCCAGCTGGTTGGGGAAGTTTTTGATGGAGAGGGCGATGTGGATCAGCAGCTTGGACAATTGAGTTTGGGAGGTGATGAGAGTGAtaaagatgaggaagaagcggaggaagaaggacaggaggaaaagggggaagataaagaaggaTCCGAAAAGGTGGGCAAGGAGGCGTCTGGCAACGCTTCACCCGCCGAAAAACCGACACATCACATTTTATCTTTAGGAGGTGGAGCAGGCTCCGAGCTTCTCGCCATCTCCGCTCTCATCCGCTCCACACTTCTAGCTCGTCCTCGCTCCCACCCTTCCTGGACGTGGACAGGCATCGACATTGGTAACTGGCATAATGTGCTAAAAAAACTCGAAGGTGCTGTTCGAATGGATTGGGAGATTACTGAGGACATGCTGGAAGTTGAGTATGTGAAGGGAGATTTGATTGCTTCCATTAAGCCCACCGCAGCAAAAGagggggagaaagaagatggtgatggggagATCATGGAGGGAATTGCCTGGGGTCCCATTGATTGGAAGGGACTTCTTACTCGCAAATCACCTGCACTCATCACATTATTCTTCACTCTCGCCGAACTTCTCACCCAGTCTCGGCCATTGACCCTTTCCCTATTCGCTACGCTGACTACGCAATGCAAGCCTGGTACTCTGTTCCTCATTGCCGACTCTGCTTCTGACATTTCCGAATTTGCCATCGGTTcagaagggagaaaatgGCCGGCGTGGATGGTGGTAGATGCGATGCTGACaggaaaggggaagggcTGGGAGAAAGTGCGAGGAGAGGACAGTAGATGGTTCAGATTTGAAGAGGGAGTGGGAGCTGGTTGGGCTTGTAAATTGGAGAACACAAGATATTGGTACAGATTGTACAGACGGGTGTAG
- a CDS encoding mannitol-1-phosphate dehydrogenase, putative translates to MTTLQGVSIPKTQTAAVVPSVGDPIKIDNQAKVIQANELKSGQCLVKITHTGVCHTDLHAKQGDWPIPPKNPLIGGHEGVGHIVAIGANTVNSPVQLGDRVGIKWLANSCLTCEACRRGFEMNCDHAELSGYTIDGTFAEYVVSFVNHVTPIPPSLDSAGAASILCAGVTSYKALKVSNTKVGDWVALPGAGGGLGHLAIQYAKAMGLKVVAIDTGAAKEKLVKSLGADAWVDFKTTKDLVADVKAATGGQGPAAAVVTASHKTGYSQAIDYLKPSGTLVAVGLPNAEMGANVFWTVFKSIRIQGSYVGNRQDAIESLQLVEDGKVKVIFEQKPLADLKAVYEGLEEGKIAGRIVLQVAKE, encoded by the exons ATGACCACTCTTCAAGGCGTTTCTATCCCCAAGACTCAGACTGCTGCCGTCGTCCCCTCGGTCGGAGATCCCATCAAGATTGACAACCAGGCCAAGGTCATTCAGGCCAACGAGCTCAAGTCCGGCCAGTGTCTCGTCAAGATTACCCATACCGGTGTCTGCCACACTGACTTGCACGCCAAGCAGGGTGACTGGCCAATTCCCCCCAAGAACCCTTTGATTGGTGGTCATGAAG GTGTCGGTCACATTGTCGCCATTGGTGCTAACACTGTCAACTCCCCCGTCCAGCTCGGTGACCGAGTGGGTATCAAGTGGCTCGCCAACTCCTGTCTCACCTGTGAGGCTTGCCGACGAGGCTTCGAGATGA ACTGTGACCACGCAGAGCTCTCTGGCTACACCATTGATGGTACCTTCGCCGAATACGTTGTCTCTTTCGTCAACCACGTTACCCCCATCCCGCCGTCCCTTGACTCTGCTGGTGCCGCCTCTATCCTCTGTGCTGGTGTTACCTCTTATAAGGCACTCAAGGTTTCCAACACGAAGGTCGGTGATTGGGTTGCCCTTCCCGGTGCTGGTGGCGGTCTCGGTCACCTTGCTATCCAGTACGCCAAGGCCATGGGTCTCAAGGTCGTTGCCATCGACACTGGGGCTGCCAAGGAGAAGCTCGTCAAGTCTCTCGGTGCCGATGCTTGGGTTGACTTCAAGACCACTAAAGACCTCGTTGCCGACGTCAAGGCTGCCACTGGGGGTCAAGGTCCAGCCGCTGCTGTTGTGACTGCTTCCCACAAGACTGGTTACTCTCAGGCTATCGACTACCTAAAGCCCTCTGGTACTTTGGTCGCTGTCGGTCTCCCCAACGCTGAGATGGGTGCCAACGTCTTCTGGACAGTCTTCAAGAGTATCCGAATCCAGGGTTCTTACGTTGGTAACCGACAGGACGCTATCGAATCCCTCCagcttgttgaggatggaaaggtCAAGGTCATCTTTGAGCAGAAGCCTCTTGCCGACCTTAAGGC CGTCTACGAGGGTCTcgaagaaggcaagattGCCGGCCGAATAGTCCTCCAGGTCGCGAAGGAGTAG